In a single window of the Zea mays cultivar B73 chromosome 5, Zm-B73-REFERENCE-NAM-5.0, whole genome shotgun sequence genome:
- the LOC100382972 gene encoding Putrescine hydroxycinnamoyltransferase 1-like, translating into MEVEILESCMVKPSDDIGTPPPPMHVVWLSNLDLLVARSHTPTVYVYRPSPDPDFFSPGVLSAALSKALVRFYPLAGRLAQDGAGRPQIHCTGEGALLVTARADATLQDIPGGFAPSDELRQMLVPSAADGEDRAGILAMFQVTSFKCGGVCVGAAIHHTAADGLAALDFVNTWAAIASKGVDEAAPAPRPWLDRTLLRARSPPDVRFDHSEYSPRGGGGPKTARVPFDSAILPMSKTQVDALRAGKKVSTFKAVVAHVWRCACIARGLAGDEDTRLYMTADARSRVRPPLPEGYLGNAIFRASAVATAGDVVSEQLDAVAGRVSGATARLDDEYVRSLVDYLEQVVGDVAGLRKGEWVMPETDLWVISWQGLPIYDADFGWGRPAFMGRACLQFSGLVYLVPGPDGDGRLDVVVAMEPKSLARFKELLYELKGAGVPCTAD; encoded by the exons ATGGAGGTGGAGATCCTCGAGTCCTGCATGGTGAAACCCAGCGACGACATAGGGACGCCGCCGCCGCCCATGCACGTGGTCTGGCTCTCCAACCTCGATCTACTCGTGGCCAGGAGCCACACGCCCACCGTATACGTGTACCGGCCCAGCCCTGACCCGGACTTCTTCTCGCCGGGCGTCCTCAGTGCTGCCCTGTCCAAGGCGCTCGTCCGCTTCTACCCCCTCGCCGGCCGGCTCGCGCAGGACGGCGCCGGCCGCCCGCAGATCCACTGCACCGGAGAAGGCGCGCTCCTCGTCACCGCGCGCGCCGACGCTACCCTCCAGGACATCCCCGGCGGGTTCGCCCCGTCGGATGAGCTGCGGCAGATGCTTGTCCCCTCGGCTGCCGACGGCGAAGACCGCGCCGGCATCTTGGCCATGTTCCAG GTGACGTCCTTCAAGTGCGGCGGGGTGTGCGTGGGCGCGGCGATCCACCACACGGCGGCGGACGGCCTAGCGGCGCTCGACTTCGTCAACACGTGGGCCGCCATCGCGAGCAAGGGCGTCGACGAGGCCGCGCCGGCGCCGCGCCCGTGGCTGGACCGCACGCTGCTCCGCGCGCGCTCCCCTCCCGACGTGCGCTTCGACCACAGCGAGTACTCCCCGCGGGGCGGCGGCGGTCCAAAGACGGCGAGGGTCCCGTTCGACTCCGCCATCCTACCCATGTCCAAGACCCAGGTGGACGCGCTCAGGGCCGGCAAGAAGGTGTCCACGTTCAAGGCCGTGGTCGCCCACGTGTGGCGGTGCGCGTGCATAGCGCGCGGGCTCGCGGGAGACGAGGACACCCGTCTGTACATGACCGCCGACGCGCGCTCCCGCGTCCGCCCGCCGCTCCCGGAAGGCTACCTCGGCAACGCCATCTTCCGCGCGTCAGCGGTGGCCACGGCGGGCGACGTCGTCTCCGAGCAGCTCGACGCCGTTGCGGGTAGGGTGTCCGGCGCCACCGCCCGGCTGGACGACGAGTACGTCCGATCGCTGGTGGACTACCTGGAGCAGGTGGTGGGCGATGTGGCGGGGCTCCGCAAGGGGGAGTGGGTGATGCCGGAGACCGacctgtgggtgataagctggcAGGGGCTGCCCATCTACGACGCCGACTTCGGCTGGGGACGGCCGGCGTTCATGGGCCGCGCGTGCCTCCAGTTCAGCGGCCTCGTGTACCTCGTCCCGGGCCCGGAcggcgacggccgcctcgacgtcGTCGTGGCCATGGAGCCCAAGAGCCTGGCCAGATTCAAGGAGCTGTTGTACGAGCTCAAAGGTGCAGGTGTTCCGTGCACGGCAGACTGA